CTTAGCTTCACGGTGCGTTCACCCACGAGATCGCGTATTGATTAGGCGCGTCGTGCCCGGACCCAGCACGTACACATTATCCGTGGATACGAAAACCGGTGAGAATCCTCGTAGTCGAAGACGACAAGAAGGTGGCGAGCTTCCTCGAGAAGGGGCTGCGCGAAGAGGGCTATTCCGTCGACACGTCGAACGACGGGGACGACGGATTGCTTAAGGCCCGTGTGCACGAGTACGACCTCCTCTTGCTCGATGTGATGCTGCCTGGGAAGAGCGGCTTTGAAATAGTACGCGAGCTGAGGGCCGCTCAGTCTACCGTGCCCGTCTTGATGCTGACCGCGCGTGACGCCAAGGAGGACGTGGTACTGGGCCTCGACGCGGGCGCCGACGACTATCTGACGAAGCCGTTCGGGTTCGATGAACTCCTGGCGCGGGTCAGGGCGCTGCTTCGTCGCGGTGGGGCCTCGCGCCCGGATCGCCTCATCTACGACGACGTCGAACTCGATCGGGTGACCCATCGTGCGGATCGCCGGGGGGTAAAGCTCAACCTTACCCCCAAGGAGTTCCAGCTTCTGGAGTTCTTCATGCTCAGCCCTGAGCGTGTGGTCCGTCGCACCGAACTCTTGGAGAAGGTTTGGGACCTCCACTTCGACCCCATGAGCAATGTCGTCGACGTACATGTCGGTCATCTGCGGGGCAAGCTGAAGGAGGCCGGCGAGGGGCCCCTCGTGCATACGGTTCGAGGTGTGGGCTACGTGTTTCATCGCGACGAGCCTGAATGACACGTTCTTTCCGCTTTCAGCTTGCTGTACGCGCCTCGGTTGCGGCGGTCGTCGGGCTCGTCGCCTTGTCCGTCGTTTCGCTGATCACCCTGCGTGCGCTCCTGGATCAAGAACTCAATTCTTCGATCCTGAACGTCGCGTCCATCCAAGCTGCCTCCCTCGCGGATGGCCCCGACGGTGCGATGCACTTCCATGAATGGGACCTGACCGCGGACGAAGCGGCTTCGGTGAGGGATCTCATTCGGTACGCCCAGGTTTGGGACGCGGACGGACGCAGCTTGCTGCGAAGCCAGTATATGAATTCCGACCTGTCGCCGGATGCGGGAGCGCTGGCGGTGGCATCGGCAGGTGAATTGGTGTGGGCCGCGCAGGACTTCGAAGGCTCACCCGTACGTACGCTCTTCTACCCCCTCGAAAGACTCGGAGCCCAGCACGAAGCCCATGTGCTCCAGATAGCCGCACCGTTGTCCGGCCGCGACGATATGTTGGCGCGCGCGGGAGCGTTCCTTGCGGCCCTCACGGCGCTTTTGGGGGCGGCGACGTTCGCAGGGTCGTGGTGGCTGGCGAGTAGCGCGGTCCGGCCCATCCACGAAGTCATAGACCAGGCCGAAGAAATCGAGGCCCGC
The genomic region above belongs to Longimicrobiales bacterium and contains:
- a CDS encoding response regulator transcription factor; this translates as MRILVVEDDKKVASFLEKGLREEGYSVDTSNDGDDGLLKARVHEYDLLLLDVMLPGKSGFEIVRELRAAQSTVPVLMLTARDAKEDVVLGLDAGADDYLTKPFGFDELLARVRALLRRGGASRPDRLIYDDVELDRVTHRADRRGVKLNLTPKEFQLLEFFMLSPERVVRRTELLEKVWDLHFDPMSNVVDVHVGHLRGKLKEAGEGPLVHTVRGVGYVFHRDEPE